The Lycium barbarum isolate Lr01 chromosome 11, ASM1917538v2, whole genome shotgun sequence genome contains the following window.
CCAGGTGTGACACTCAAAATGTTCGATAGAGTGGCTTCGCGATTGGGGATTCTTTAGGATGTTGACCTCCTTGTGGGAATCCCTAAGAagcaacaaaacaacaaaagagaaaaagaatttaaagaaCAGAATCACCAAGGGCGCGGGGTATTGTGACTTACCATGGATTTTCCCCTTCCACTAATGGGAAGTTATGCTCCTCCAGGTCCTAACAACGTTAGGAAAGGCTCTTAAAAGATTAGTCAGCCACTCGAAAATGTCATGCATAAGTTCTGGTTCAACAAAAGTAGCTGTAAAGTTTTAATGAACAATGACAAGGGCAAAATAAGCTAAGACAGCAAACAAGAATGCGTGGAGACTTACGGGTGGCATGCCATACTTCTGGAAAGCGTTAGGAGGAAGGGCGATGCAGTTGGTTGGTGTGAATCATCACAAACTTATCACACCACCCTCGGTCAAAGTCATTCTTAGCGCTGGTGATCAGACCCCGAGTACCCCGAGGGTGCAAATGCATcattctctcccccccccccccccccccctctcaaaACATTTGGGGAGAGTAGAGTTGAATCAAGTGATCAAGATAGAAGGAAACTCCGGCCCAATCGACTAAGTATTGAATGCAGTAAATTATTCTCCATATTTAGGGAGCAAGTTGACCTAGATATGCCCGCTAGGGATGACAGATGGGAACAGGGAGCCCAAAACCAATGGTGAATGGATAAGAATAGAACATGGTGAAACCATTGACATAGTGGGTCATCCGAGTATTAGTTTCCACCGGTAAAACGTCAACGTCCATTCCCCAGTTGCAATCTATGCACACTTGGGGAAGAAGTTTATTGGTAATCAATGAGTTGATTTCATCGACGGATTCATGATGGCGATTGACTCGGAAGTCTCCATTGTATATGAAGCATGAGGAATTATTTCGGCGACAAAATAACCAAGGTTGATTTCCTGAGTGATGGAAAGAGCAGGGGCTTTCCCCTGACGGCATCGTGTCGTGTTGGAAGCCCTTTTAACTTGTCCCTCTGAGGGGCGAGAAGAGGAGGACTtagatgatgaagatgaagaagacatAATTAGAGGAAGATTTAGCGAAGGATATGAAGAAGAAGACTCAGAAAGAGGGTAGAAAATCTTGAGACAACTACACTCAAAAGTTAAGAAGGACGGATGGAGCAAATATGTTATTATATGCACAAAACCTTGGTTTAAATAAGGAAGGAAGAATCATTACCGTCGAAAATCGAGGAGTCACAAGCAATTATGGAATGTCATTTCATGTTAATCAACGGGATTGAAGGGACACCACCGCCTAGCAGGGACTGTATTCAATGCAATCCTGGCAACACGTCTCGTCAATGAAACACCGGAAACGTTTCATTTCACGCCAAAAGGAGAAGTTGAGAACTCTTCCACTCCCTGGTCACACCTGTCTAGTCCCCGGAAAGTGAGGGGACTATTTGTGTTGTGAAAATTTTGTAGAATATAAGTGGATGTATTGAATGGCGACATATGAAATTAATGACAGATTAGATACAAGTCAGCATGCACAAGGCTCCAGGGATACTTGTGTAGCCCCAGAGGAATGTCACGATATTATCCATCTGGAGATGAAGCTCAAAGAGGATTCAGGGAACCGTTTAATTACTTCGGTCACATGAAGTTCAACGTTCAAACGTTATAAAAAGGCCCCAGGTCTTCCTCACGCCTTAAATGAGCATTATTTTCCTTTTTAGTACTCATCATTGCCATAGCATTAACTTTTTGTAATAAAGGGAGGCacaattgtcacgccccaaacccaaCCATGGACGTAACAAGCATCCGATGCTAtaaacaacaccggaagcaccttataaaatcaataaaagtTTAATCTCTTTTGATAATATTTCAACATTTGTTTAAAACAATCATCTATGGCTAACTGAAAGCACACTCATACTTATAAAAATCAGTGAAAGTTTGATAGAAATAAGATATCATAAAGCGTGGCAAATGCCCAACAAGTCATATGAGACTTCAACAATCTTCTCGCAATtctaacaactatctatggagcttctaagataaataaATGAATGGACTAACTTCGGGACGTAACTCGGAAACTAAAATAATAAAACTAGATAAATGGGATGTCCTACGAACAAGGGTGAGGGCTCATCAATAAGTCTGGAAAGCAACAAGTTCTCCTAATCCGTACGCGTGTtatgaacctgctcttcttcgttacctaacataccatcaaaaacaataatggtatgcccGATTACTAGGCACTCAGGTCTCGGGGACAATAGttaataataaaatatataagtaATAAGTGTAATCGAAACAGTATTGAGAAATAGTTCAAAACAAATGATAACATCTCATGAATATCCAAAATAAGTTAATGATGAAGAAATAATAACTTTGAATCCTCAAGTTGTTCTCGTTAACTTAAGTTCTTTCAAAAATAGTTCGAAATCCAAATATAGAGTGAGCCAGTAACCTTAGTAAAATCACCAGTAAAAGCCAATAACAGAGGATTATATCAATTTCAACTTATTGTACCATTTATCACGTTAAGTCTTCTCACTCATGaactcaagatcatcaacaagccactcacaggcaaacaAAGTATAACTAATGTCAACTCATGGGTGAACAACCAGTAGATGCACTAGGGCTACACCCCCACGGAGGTTAATCGTCCCATGGACTAGCATAAGAATAGATACACCGGGGATACACTCccacggaggctaatcatcctctggactagtaCATCAATAGATACACCGAGCTATACGCcacagaggctaatcgtcctctggactagcacaacaatactCATAagcgatacgttaggatccataacggctaaccgtcttctggactagcacaactttCCCATAGAGGCCCAAACACAAATAAATACAAGTTATGACATATTAGTCGAATCACAAACCATGGCATGAAAGCCGAATCTCAAATCATGGCATGAAAGCCGAATAgttcattatgaattatgttcatcatcccctTAGTAGGGGTATATCAAGCCATTAATCAATTTAGAAATCATATTCAAATCATTAATCTAATTTTAATTCAACAAGAGCCGTTCATAGGGCAAAACACTTCAAATATCCAAACCATCGAAAACAAGTTTAAAGCATCCCTTATAGGGGTAAATCATGTTCAAAGTTCAATGTTTTATAATTCCACTTCAATCATCCCTTGATGGGGGAGATCacgaatacatatatatagtataatataCATAAGGTTTAATgcgggcttgtccctcacgcacacaaaccttGCCAAACAAACCATTTTTAAAGGTTGAAAAGTATGTtcgaaaagagacatacctcaatttCCGCTATATCGCTACCAAATGGATTTTTCGAGGTTCAACAATCACGCTACAattgattattaatgataaagttTAGAAATTTAACCAATTCTAAGAGCTCCCACCCTTAATCGAAAAACTATGGCTTTTTCATGCCCAAGAACGTGTTCATGAACACTTTGTGAATCATTCATGGATTCTTATTGTTTCTTATACCATACATgagtctaaaccctttcaataacatcaaaaaAATAAAGGAGAATACTTTTTTGAAGGATTCCCAAAcgtcccttcttcttcttctctttcttgagTTTCAAGAATCTAAGGGCTTTGaaggatgaactagtgttaatttaaTATTAGAATGATGAATTAataatggaaattgatcaagaacttaccttagatgttttggggaaaccctagggttggtTTTCTCTCAAAAAGTCATCCTTCAAAGGTTTTCTACAaagttggaatgtctgataaatgaaatttcgagttaagtgttgaatttataggatgGGGAATTTCGGACCCCCTGGCTCGCTAAGCTTAGCCTAAAGCATGACTATGTTGTGCTATGAGTTGAGCTCAGCGAGCTCACCAGTCCAAAATGTACTTAGAAAAATTTCAGCAATTTTCTCCTTTTGGTCACTACACCTCACTGAGCTTAGCCTATGGGATGACTATGTTGTGCTATGAGTTGAGCTCAGCGAGCTCCTAGGTCCATTTCACACTTAGTCAAAATTTCACGTTTTTCTATGTTGTCAACAACATtaagtaaaacgggcataactcctagcacagagctccaCCATACATGGTTGGAAaagtatttcaaagatctacaaatTTCATGTTTTGaggtttctcaaattctcaacggaTTTCCACGATATTGGGCTAGAAGTCAGACCAACTGTAACTTAGACGAAtttaagaactcttacgaacttcactatctGGTTTGAATTCAAAACGACTATCtttcacccaaattcatcccgaaaGGATTCATATacctaaaatgtcacattaatactcatttaacacattcacacctaatccAAATTTACGAAGTGTTACAACAATTCATTGAATGTGTGCCCCATAgctcaagtataaataggtattcaCATTTCATTGTAAGGACATCTGAAATCTAATAGAAAACAAGTACTCCAATGCAATTTCTTTATTTTTGTTCTTGACTGTTCTTGAGAAAGCTCCAACGCCTAGCTTGCCCGGATACCCTAGCTCATCGCTTCATCAGGGCTTAGGCTATTTTCTTTGAATTTCTTTACAATTATCTTAATTAATCTTACGTATTATTTCACTGCTTTGGTCATATTGATCCGCGTGTCTTTAACCACGTGTACAAATTCAACTGTACCGATTTACGGGTAAACAAAAGGTACATGATATCATGTTTAGAAATAATAACTCATTGTAAGAAATTAGAAGAAAACAAGCTATAtgtcatattttttattttttaaaatggaaAGTGTTTATACTACTAATTTTCTTATGTTGTTATTGTATTTCTCATACATTTACCGACCTCCCCCCTCCAAAACAAAAACAGAAGCACAAGGGCAAAATTACCCCATCTCGAATAGGTCAAGGACAATTTGACCAATTTTCTCTTGTTTAGAGTAATCGTTAGCAGGAAGAGTATTGTTGAGCGATTTAGCTAGTCGAGGGCCATCTTTTAGCCAAAAAAGTAACAACGAGTGCATTTTTTAGCCAAAAACATAATGGAGGGTAAATCTGATCTATTTCAAATAATTCAGGGCTATAATTTTTTCTTGCTTTAGAGCAATAGTTAGTTGTAAGGATATTTCTGAGCTATTTAATTAGTTGAATGGCATTTTTCAGCCAAAAACATAACAAAGGATAAATGTGACCTATTTCGATATTTCAGGGGTATTTTGGTCCTTTGTCCTAGAGAAGCACAAATCGGCATCATTCACGCTGAATATGCCGCCCAACGCATGCCCAAACTCTTGCCACGCTAACACGTGACCTCACAACGGAAATTTCCTTTTTATTCCTTCTCTTTGGGATTTTGTTCTAAAATACACTTTCAGTACCATCCAAGGAAACACTATCTGCTTCAACAATCCGATTCTTCTTTCATttccatttctcttcaattggtTATCTGCTCTTCTGAATCTCTGTGCATTTGTTACTAAGTAAAAGTTCAATCTTTACCTTTTATTTTTCCAATGATTtaaatcttgtttttttttttttatttgcctgGAAAAAAGGAGGATAGATAGCAAAAGGACTTGGAAAACAGATTAAGTCTTTGAAATTGTTATATTTGAATTTGAACATCATTATTTTGGTTAATATGGATCCACTGTGCTGCTTATTACTGTTGCAGATGGCTTCGTCTACTTTAATTTGCGATACTGAGCCCTGGAAGGAGTTGCAAGTAAGCAGTTTCACAATAAAATTTAATGTCTATTATTTAACCCATACATATGAATGTAATTAATTAATGTGAAATTTGGCAGGGTCATGTTGAGGATATTAACAAGACTCATTTGCGTGATTTGATGAATGATACTAATCGCTGCCAGTCGATGACGATGTATGATACTTACCCTACTTTGCTCTGCGCCATTGACTAATGTAACTCAAAGTAAAGGGGCTCTATTATGATCATACCAATCTAAAACGAGCTCTTTTGCTTTATTCTCTTTTTTTTAATTGTCGAAGAAAAGTTTCTATTTAGAATCCTAGGCTAATAAGACTATggactactccctccgtcccattttacTTGGCCACGTTACTGAAAATATATgtcccaaattacttgttcatttacaaaatcaagacaAAATTAATTATATCTATCCCATCTTACCCTTAGgattaaatgttcttgaaaatagtcaatattgattagaatgtatttattgaagAGTGATAGGGGTAAggtagtaaaatacatcttttatttatgatttcttaaaagggaaagtggccaagtaatatgggacggaaggagtgtATTTTGAATTATGAGGTGCTTGATTCATTCTGTGTGTTGTTTGGGCCTTGAATTCGGGGAATCCCAATTGTGGTAGATTTCCTAGTAGGTTTTGGGACCCACTTTCTTGTAGGATTAAgattccctctgtcccaatttatgtgacactctttcctttttagtcggtCCCAAAAAGAACGACATTTTCCTATAGTTAGTACAATCTAACTTTAaacttcctattttacccttaatgagatgatttatagccacacaaaaatctatggcttattttggaccacgagtttcaaaagtcttccctttCATCCTTAAACTGAGGCTAGGATTGGTCGAACCTTGTTAAATCCTTGTGATATTTTTCTTCTCTATTTGCTTTGATTGTGTGCTATTTAATCCAAGATGTTCCACAACATTTTGATTTCTAATCGATGTATAGGGAGTTTGATGGGATCCTGTTGGATTACGCTAGACAACGAGCCACCCTTGACACCTTGAATAAGCTCTTCAAGTTAGCTGAGGTTTGTTTCGTTATACAAATCTTTCAGGTGCTTGGAAAGTTATAATCTCCCATTCTTCCTGTTGTGATGATGCAGGCAACACATGTCAAGGAGAAGATTATTCGGATGTTCAACGGAGAGCATGTAAGGAACAGTTTTTCTTTTCTATCAAACACGTCTTTGCTGAACATAAGATAAGTTGACTAGTGCAATGTTACTTATGTTGAAGAATAGTTTTGGCTGCTATACATATTTGCATTTATTAAATAATTACCTTTATAAATAAAATTATGTGGAATCATAGGATAAGATAACTTTGGTCTTCAATACATGTAATTTAGTGTTCCTTATTTGTCATTTAATTTCATTGTGCAGCTTATTATCGTCTTTTAATTCAGTCTCATCGACTGGATTAAACTCAAATTTGTGAATGTAGTATGTTTATTTTTCTTGTATGCCAAATGAATCATCAACATCTTAAATATAATTGAGGAACTAGAATAATTTGTCTTGTAGGCCAAATGAATAATCAACATCTTAAATATAATTGAGGAACTAGGATATCTTCTGACCCACAAAGGCAGTTTTGTCAGTACGTTTGGTCCTACAAGAAGCCAAAACTTTTTATTGGAGAACTGATTAAGCACTTTGTATTAGTATTATAAATTTGCATTACTTGTATGTTACTAAGCTGTATAAAAGATTTATGTGTTGTCTACATTTACATGTCCTGTCTACAAACAGATTTTCTCCTTCAAATAATAGGAATTTGGTAATTCAAATATTGACCATCAATATCAGTGTGCTCTAATGACTAAGGGACACTGACTAAGGGTCGTTAGTTAATATGATATCAGCAACTCGAGTGATCACACACCTATGTAGAAGTTACTACTTCTTACAGTAtgtaggatttttttttaattattattatgtttatcCGGTCAACTGGTGAGTGGTTTGACATCATTATTATTTAATCTTTCTTGTAGATAAACAGCACAGAAAACAGATCCGTTCTTCATGTTGCACTGCGTGCTCCAAGGGATGCAATCATAAATAGTGACGGGAAGAATGTAGTCCCTGAGGTTTGGCAAGTTCTTGATAAGATCCGAGACTTCTCTGAGAGGGTTCGCAGTGGTGCCTGGGTAATATCGATCATCAAAGAGATATTCATTTAAGCAATACTGCTAAGTTTCTAATCAAGAGGCAATTCTTGATAGGTTGGAGCCACAGGAAAAACATTGAAAGATGTTGTAGCTGTTGGTATAGGTGGCAGTTTCTTAGGCCCTTTGTTCGTACACACAGCACTTcaaacaggtatgtatacgaccCTCTCATCCAAACAAATGTTATTTATTTGTTTTGCTTTCTTTGCTGTCTAATTTTTGGCTAGCCAAATGTTAAATTTTTTTACCGGACATATTACAGAAGCGGAGGCTATTGAGTGTGCAACAGGGCATCAATTGCGATTGTAAGTGTGAAGGAATTATTTAAACCAATTCTGGGTTTGAGCAAGCAGTTTTGTTCTAAACTCATTTGGCTGATAATAACCTTTTAACCGCCCTGCATCTATCGCCATACGTATTATGTCCTGATTTAAATGGTCTTTCTAGTTTAGAGCAAAGAAAATGCTCTCTTTCTGGGTAAAGGAAAGGAATTGTGAGAATAATGACATTTACATTTCTTTGTGGTTGCAGTCTCGCAAATGTTGATCCAATTGATGTAGCCAGAAATATAACAGGCTTGAACCCTGAAACAACTCTAGGTGAATTAAGATTTATTGATGTTATTTCCCTACAAATAGAGAAATGTAAATCTATCAGACTTGTCCTTGATAGTATCTTCTTGTCTTGCTTGAAGTTGTGGTGGTCTCGAAGACTTTTACTACTGCCGAGACAATGCTAAATGCCCGTACACTGAGGGAATGGATCTCCTCTGCATTAGGGTAAGTGTGACAATGTTTACGTCCATCTTCCGACATGTTTTATTTACTGTTATACTTTTGGACAATTGATTTTATTCTGTGCCTCATTAATGGGAAGTATCAAAAGTACAACTGATGGGACCTTAATCTGTATCTATGTCTTAAAACGACTAGTTAGCGTGAGGTGGTTATGTTGGATCAATTGCGCATGAAGTTAGATTAACCTGCTTGACTGTCCTGGTTCTGACAAAACCCACAGCACCCACCCGGTTAGAGAGAATGTTGGTGTCTCCGCTTCCATCTGGATAAGAGAAATTGAGTTTTGGTAAATGACTTGTCAAGGTTATATCAGGCTACATAAATAGAAACCCAGGTTCATCAGTTATGTGCACACATATTTAACCTTTTTCTAGAAGGCACATTAATTTAACCTTTTAGCGACTTATATATCTTTATTCCGTTCTTTGTTGACTTTTCCATTGCTGGACGAGTCTTAATTTGGTAAACAAAGCATGATAATTTTTTGCATTAAATCCGAAGTATGAGGAGGAGGAAATATGGGCCCAGAGGCAGTGTTGCAGTCATCTAATGATCTGGTAACTAGCTATTAGCATGTGGAAACCAATACAATCAAGATATATTTATGCTCCTGCGTTTCCAAAATAATACATTCTTAGTTGCTTTCTTCCTTGATTATTAAAATATCTCAATATTCATGCGTAAAACAATGCAAACAGCTAATTCAGCTGACAAGAGACTACTTTGCATAGTTTATTGACCTGTTCAATTCCTAGAAATCAGGAATCAAACCTGTAGAAAGGGAAGCATGGGAAAAAGCGTGAACCAACCAAGCTACCATCACCTGCTACGTGATTTATTACTGCCATTGTTATCAAGAGCTAAAAAAAGCTTAGCAAATGAAACATGGTAGTTCAACTTTACATCTGCTGGTATATATTGAAGGAATCACTTAGTATTGTTAGTATGCTGGTCACTTGTTCAGCTATTGAAGTGTATTGGCCAGTGCTTTTTGTTTGTTGATGTTTAGTGTCGGTTTTGTTGTCACGAATCTTTGCTTGACTCGAACCTCCCTTTTCCGGGGAGGGCATTCTTACTTTTTAGACCTCAGGCTGTTGCAAAGCATATGGTTGCAGTTAGTACCAATCTTAAGGTGCGGTCATCTCCTCTTCTCATCTTTTTGTGTGTTATTTGAACCAATTCTTGCAACAAAATCGTACTTATTCAAATTATTGCTAGCAACCGTGCTTTTGTTCTTTTTGCCTTTGTGGTATATAGTATCTTCGAGTTTAGCTTGATCCTGATAGTGTATCTTCGTTTAAAACAAAGATCACAAGATTTTTAGCTTGCAGCTTACAAAACCTTTGACATGATATAGAGTTCTAGATGTTAACTTGACATGTATATTATATTAGTAAGAGTAGaaggaaaatgttaagttatgattgAAAAGTTAGTTTGGTAGTGAAAATTTCACATCTCATCCCATAAACTTTAAAATTTTGATATTCTAAGATTTTGAATTCTTGAAAGTCCTGAAAGTTTTGTAGAAGTGAAATATTATTAAACAATTATTACTTTTCAAGAGTGCCATAAATTGGAGGGGGACTAGAGTACATCCAATTTTCCCTCTAGATAAATTATGATGAAGTATTGGAAAACAGCTTGGTTGTAGCTAATCGGTCAGTGTTTATCTCGAAATGTGAATGGATTCTATTTCATCGCCAGGTCAACACTAATGATGTTAGAATTACAAAGGCCTAAAAGGGTTTCCCCCTAATCAGTGCATTTTATAGGAAGTCCTTTTTTTATCGGTTGCATTTTGTAGAAAGTATAGTGCATCTTCTTATAGTTTATCTTCCAATTTCCTTTATCTAGTGAGTAATTTGTTAATCTTTTGTTCTTCCAACAAATTTGAACATTATGCTCCTTACTGGATGTTGGGGCTTTGTATCTAGGGAGGACAATATAATTGTATTTAGGTGGTGCTTTGGCTAGTATAACCATGCATATTCAACTGTTACTATTATATATGATTGTGTATGCAACACAGCCTTTTTTctgtttttatttttcatttttccatGTCTTTTGTtataaatgttcttttattagcTTCTCTCTTTGAGATTGCAGAAAGATTGGGAAACTTTATTCTGTTGAATTTCATCTGTTATATGGATTGAGGAGTACCTTTTTTGTTGTTCATAATAAAGGATATTGGAGATTTCTGGTTTATCTAAAATCTGAAATTTCATCACCGAAGATACATTATATATTAGCCCACTATATTCTTTACTAAATGTATCAATTTGTAACAGCTCGTAGAACAATTTGGCATTGATCCAAATAATGCATTTGCTTTCTGGGACTGGGTAGGAGGTCGATATAGTGGTaagtctttttctttttaagaGTATCTTGGCAGATGCGCACAGATTTTGCTATCAAAATTCGTCTATCTAGATAGTTTTTAAAGGAttacttattaaaaaaaaaaaaaggaaatttgtcaaatatatttattttaatcTTGGTTTGCAGTCTGCAGCGCAGTTGGAGTGTTGCCACTTTCTCTGCAATACGGATTTTCCATTGttgagaagtaagtaatttgcAGCTGTCTTTGCACATCGATCGTTCATGTTAGTTTAATATCTCATGCACCCTTGACCCTTTACCTTGACCGTACATGTCTAAACGTTATAGGTTTTTAAATTGTATACATTTCTCATGATCTTCTGACAGGTCAAGTATAAACCATATCTG
Protein-coding sequences here:
- the LOC132618765 gene encoding glucose-6-phosphate isomerase, cytosolic isoform X2; translation: MASSTLICDTEPWKELQGHVEDINKTHLRDLMNDTNRCQSMTMEFDGILLDYARQRATLDTLNKLFKLAEATHVKEKIIRMFNGEHINSTENRSVLHVALRAPRDAIINSDGKNVVPEVWQVLDKIRDFSERVRSGAWVGATGKTLKDVVAVGIGGSFLGPLFVHTALQTEAEAIECATGHQLRFLANVDPIDVARNITGLNPETTLVVVVSKTFTTAETMLNARTLREWISSALGPQAVAKHMVAVSTNLKLVEQFGIDPNNAFAFWDWVGGRYSVCSAVGVLPLSLQYGFSIVEKFLKGASSVDQHFHSAPFEKNIPVILGLLSVWNVSFLGYPARAILPYSQALEKLAPHIQQVSMESNGKGVSIDGVPLPYQTGEIDFGEPGTNGQHSFYQLIHQGRVIPCDFIGVVKSQQPIYLKDEVVSNHDELMSNFFAQPDALAYGKLQKESVPEHLVSHKTFSGNRPSLSILLPSLNAYNIGQLLAIYEHRVAVQGFVWNINSFDQWGVELGKSLATKVRNQLHASRKKGESVEGFNFSTKTLITRYLEESADVPSDPSTRLPNM
- the LOC132618765 gene encoding glucose-6-phosphate isomerase, cytosolic isoform X3: MASSTLICDTEPWKELQGHVEDINKTHLRDLMNDTNRCQSMTMEFDGILLDYARQRATLDTLNKLFKLAEATHVKEKIIRMFNGEHINSTENRSVLHVALRAPRDAIINSDGKNVVPEVWQVLDKIRDFSERVRSGAWVGATGKTLKDVVAVGIGGSFLGPLFVHTALQTEAEAIECATGHQLRFLANVDPIDVARNITGLNPETTLVVVVSKTFTTAETMLNARTLREWISSALGPQAVAKHMVAVSTNLKLVEQFGIDPNNAFAFWDWVGGRYSVCSAVGVLPLSLQYGFSIVEKFLKGASSVDQHFHSAPFEKNIPVILGLLSVWNVSFLGYPARAILPYSQALEKLAPHIQQVSMESNGKGVSIDGVPLPYQTGEIDFGEPGTNGQHSFYQLIHQGRVIPCDFIGVVKSQQPIYLKDEVVSNHDELMSNFFAQPDALAYGKTPEQLQKESVPEHLVSHKTFSGNRPSLSILLPSLNAYNIGQLLAIYEHRVAVQGFVWNINSFDQWGVELGKSLATKVRNQLHASRKKGESVEGFNFSTKTLITRYLEGNCKSTM
- the LOC132618765 gene encoding glucose-6-phosphate isomerase, cytosolic 2B isoform X1, producing the protein MASSTLICDTEPWKELQGHVEDINKTHLRDLMNDTNRCQSMTMEFDGILLDYARQRATLDTLNKLFKLAEATHVKEKIIRMFNGEHINSTENRSVLHVALRAPRDAIINSDGKNVVPEVWQVLDKIRDFSERVRSGAWVGATGKTLKDVVAVGIGGSFLGPLFVHTALQTEAEAIECATGHQLRFLANVDPIDVARNITGLNPETTLVVVVSKTFTTAETMLNARTLREWISSALGPQAVAKHMVAVSTNLKLVEQFGIDPNNAFAFWDWVGGRYSVCSAVGVLPLSLQYGFSIVEKFLKGASSVDQHFHSAPFEKNIPVILGLLSVWNVSFLGYPARAILPYSQALEKLAPHIQQVSMESNGKGVSIDGVPLPYQTGEIDFGEPGTNGQHSFYQLIHQGRVIPCDFIGVVKSQQPIYLKDEVVSNHDELMSNFFAQPDALAYGKTPEQLQKESVPEHLVSHKTFSGNRPSLSILLPSLNAYNIGQLLAIYEHRVAVQGFVWNINSFDQWGVELGKSLATKVRNQLHASRKKGESVEGFNFSTKTLITRYLEESADVPSDPSTRLPNM